The following are encoded in a window of Panicum virgatum strain AP13 chromosome 5N, P.virgatum_v5, whole genome shotgun sequence genomic DNA:
- the LOC120674720 gene encoding protein argonaute 14-like — protein sequence MAKKICACWQEISFHWNATLIGRAAGGGRGGGLPYRPDEHAPLHELRGEGQPRAARGRSRRPCARGQRAARGPKEQGGTRAQGAGRHADGLGAAPSSCSPRLLPRPDGELQTSAPGADSRPPAILVLVSSSRTAPSIHPPPAVLERPCADGAFRMDTGRRLVDRMPINPKIAVFESTQER from the exons ATGGCCAAAAAAATTTGTGCGTGTTGGCAAGAAATTTCGTTTCATTGGAATGCGACATTGATCGGGCGGGCAGCTGGcggcggtcgcggcggcgggctcccgTACCGCCCCGACGAGCACGCCCCCCTCCACGAGCTGCGCGGCGAGGGCCAGCCACGTGCAGCGCGAGGCAGGTCCAGGCGGCCTTGCGCGCGGGggcagcgagcggcgcgcgggccCAAGGAGCAGGGCGGCACGCGGGCCCAAGGAGCAGGGCGGCACGCGGATGGTCTAGGCGCGGCGCCGTCCAGCTGCTCGCCCCGGCTGCTCCCGCGCCCTGACGGCGAGCTGCAGACGTCCGCGCCGGGTGCCGATTCCCGTCCTCCTGCCATCCTGGTACTAGtctcctcctcccgcaccgCGCCCTCGATTCACCCGCCTCCGGCCGTCCTGGAGAGGCCCTGCGCGGATGGAGCCTTCCG GATGGACACCGGTCGGAGGTTGGTGGATAGGATGCCTATCAATCCCAAGATTGCCGTGTTTGAGAGCACACAGGAGAG GTGA